The Gadus macrocephalus chromosome 13, ASM3116895v1 genome includes a window with the following:
- the rbpjl gene encoding recombining binding protein suppressor of hairless-like protein, with product MEEFCLPDGEEASQRHHREEEPIDAHHLYPFGSPVPFHTLTHLGSVTNGPEAPKTSGWARLELGFQGCQQPITAREPGDAPSDQTITILHAKVAQKSYGNEKRFFCPPPCVYISGRGWRLRPDDTKAPGYGDSRYGLIGYMCLDSSANSLDDTFKLAFDDLTNHRMFASAKSLYISDQDKRKHFRLLLRLFLSGQEVGSFQSRMIKVISKPSQKRQSMKNADLCISSGSRVALFNRLRSQTVSTRFLSVDRHAAVASGRQWTAFTITLVQGLDQGDYILSEGFICYSSVVKLVCTETGVALPPMVIRKVNKQHAILDVDEPVSQLHKCSFQFREEAHSYLCLSNDTLIQHQGSFSSKDPGRVVLSDGCCWTIIGVEAVEFSFNQNLAPLHSLVSPVPVITGLQVSGGGHVATLEVQGENFTPHLKIWFSCQESETMFRSPKSMLCVIPDVSVFGESWRCMRRVITVPLSLMRSDGLIYRSSYSFTYTPELQPPPPARGTGGGGGRRKDGGMERVEEDDALLESIHQEFTRANFHLFMQS from the exons ATGGAAGAGTTCTGCCTTCCAGACGGTGAGGAAG CATCGCAAAGGCATCACCGAGAAGAGGAGCCGATAGATGCACATCACCTCTACCCCTTCGGCTCCCCGGTCCCGTTCCACACCCTCACTCACCTGGGATCGGTGACCAATGGACCAGAAGCACCAAAGACGTCCGGGTGGGCCAG ACTTGAGCTGGGGTTCCAGGGATgtcagcagccaatcacagccaggGAGCCCGGCGACGCCCCCTCAGACCAGACCATCACCATCCTACACGCCAAGGTGGCACAGAAGTCCTATGGCAACGAGAAGCG GTTCTTCTGTCCTCCTCCCTGTGTCTACATCAGCGGTCGAGGATGGAGGCTTAGGCCTGATGACAccaaag CACCTGGCTATGGGGACAGCCGATACGGTCTGATTGGCTACATGTGCCTCGATAGCTCCGCCAACTCTCTGGACGACACCTTCAAACTAGCCTTCGATGACCTCACCAACCACagg ATGTTTGCCAGTGCCAAGTCCCTGTACATCTCAGACCAGGACAAGAGGAAGCACTTCCGTCTATTGCTCCGCCTCTTCTTGTCAGGACAGGAAGTCGGTTCCTTCCAGAGCAGGATGATCAAAGTGATCTCTAAACCTTCCCAAAAGAGACAGTCCATGAAGAACGCCGACT TGTGTATCTCGTCCGGCTCCAGGGTCGCGCTGTTTAACCGGCTCCGCTCCCAGACCGTCAGCACACGCTTCCTGTCAGTGGACCGGCACGCCGCGGTGGCCAGCGGCCGCCAGTGGACTGCCTTCACCATCACCCTGG tacAGGGTCTGGACCAGGGAGACTATATTCTGAGTGAGGGCTTCATCTGCTACAGCTCTGTGGTCAAGCTGGTCTGTACTGAGACTGGAGTAGCCCTACCACCCAtg GTGATCCGTAAGGTGAACAAGCAGCATGCCATCCTGGATGTGGACGAACCTGTCTCTCAGCTGCACAAGTGTTCCTTCCAGTTCAGAGAAGAGGCCCACTCCTACCTTTGCCTCTCCAACGACACCCTCATACAGCACCAG ggctccttctcctccaaggACCCAGGCCGGGTGGTGCTGAGCGACGGCTGCTGTTGGACCATCATTGGTGTGGAAGCGGTGGAGTTCTCCTTTAACCAGAACCTTGCTCCCCTCCACTCCCTTGTCAGCCCTGTTCCTGTCATCACCGGCCTACAG gtgagtGGAGGAGGTCATGTTGCTACTCTGGAGGTCCAGGGAGAGAACTTCACTCCTCATCTGAAGATCTGGTTCTCCTGCCAGGAGTCAGAGACCATGTttag GTCACCTAAGTCCATGCTGTGCGTCATTCCGGACGTCTCTGTGTTCGGCGAGTCCTGGCGTTGCATGCGCCGGGTCATCACCGTGCCGCTGTCTCTGATGCGGTCGGACGGTCTCATCTATCGCTCTTCCTACAGCTTCACCTACACCCCCGAGCTccaaccacctcctcctgcccgaggaacaggaggaggaggagggaggaggaaggatggagggatggagagagtagaggaggatgATGCACTACTCGAATCCATCCATCAGGAGTTCACTAGAGCTAATTTTCACCTGTTCATGCAGAGCTAG